The Streptomyces sp. NBC_00691 genome has a segment encoding these proteins:
- a CDS encoding ATP-binding cassette domain-containing protein gives MVHVSQTQAPVLALRGIFKRFGAVQVLSGVDLEVHAGEVVALVGDNGAGKSTLVKTIAGVHPIDEGVIEWEGEQVEIQRPHDSQNLGVATVYQDLALCDNLDVVANLFLGREIKKGGVLDEVAMEKRAKDLLSTLSIRIPSVRIPVAALSGGQRQVVAIARALVGDPKIVILDEPTAALGVEQTAQVLDLVERLREQGLGVILISHNMADVKAVADTVAVLRLGRNNGTFPVATTTHEEIIAAITGATDNAVTRRQARNAEVAK, from the coding sequence TTGGTTCACGTGTCCCAGACGCAGGCGCCCGTGCTGGCGTTGCGCGGGATCTTCAAGCGGTTCGGAGCGGTTCAGGTCCTCTCCGGTGTCGATCTCGAAGTCCACGCAGGAGAGGTCGTCGCGCTCGTCGGCGACAACGGAGCGGGTAAGTCCACCCTGGTCAAGACCATCGCCGGTGTGCACCCGATCGACGAGGGCGTCATCGAGTGGGAGGGCGAGCAGGTCGAGATCCAGCGCCCGCACGACTCCCAGAACCTCGGCGTCGCGACCGTCTACCAGGACCTCGCGCTCTGCGACAACCTCGACGTCGTCGCCAACCTGTTCCTCGGCCGCGAGATCAAGAAGGGCGGCGTCCTCGACGAGGTCGCCATGGAGAAGAGGGCCAAGGACCTGCTCTCCACGCTCTCGATCCGCATCCCCAGCGTCCGCATCCCCGTCGCCGCGCTCTCCGGCGGTCAGCGCCAGGTCGTCGCCATCGCGCGCGCCCTGGTCGGCGACCCCAAGATCGTGATCCTCGACGAGCCGACCGCCGCCCTCGGCGTCGAGCAGACCGCCCAGGTCCTCGACCTGGTCGAGCGGCTGCGCGAGCAGGGCCTGGGCGTCATCCTCATCAGCCACAACATGGCCGATGTGAAGGCCGTCGCCGACACCGTCGCCGTGCTCCGCCTCGGCCGCAACAACGGCACCTTCCCGGTCGCCACCACCACGCACGAAGAGATCATCGCCGCGATCACCGGTGCCACGGACAACGCCGTGACCCGCCGTCAGGCCCGCAACGCGGAGGTAGCGAAGTGA
- a CDS encoding sugar ABC transporter substrate-binding protein yields MNAVTRRAVIATAAVSMALSLAACGQAGGDDSGDKGSSTKIGLLLPENKTSRYEALDKPQFEKAVKAACGDCEVVYNNAVSDVVKQKQQFDQLIADGIKVIALDPVDATKAEGWITEAKAKGVKVVAYDRAVKGADAYVSHDNNKVGELQGQALLAALGGKAASANVVMINGDEKDPNAGLFKKGAHTALDGKVGKIAYEASGEWDPKIAGEKMSAAISSVGKDKIGAVYSANDGMAGGVITSLENAGIKGIPVGGQDAEVAGIQRIIAGSQTFTIYKSPLQLAPEAAKFAVNLLQGKELGAQGATDGVPSTLFPPVVVDKTNIQTTVIQDGIYKAADLCTSDLAAKCTELGVK; encoded by the coding sequence ATGAACGCAGTGACGCGTCGCGCCGTCATAGCCACGGCCGCGGTCTCGATGGCCCTCTCGCTCGCCGCCTGTGGCCAGGCCGGCGGCGACGACAGCGGTGACAAGGGCAGCTCGACCAAGATCGGTCTGCTCCTTCCCGAGAACAAGACCTCGCGCTACGAGGCTCTCGACAAGCCCCAGTTCGAGAAGGCCGTCAAGGCCGCGTGCGGCGACTGCGAGGTCGTGTACAACAACGCGGTCTCCGACGTCGTGAAGCAGAAGCAGCAGTTCGACCAGCTGATCGCCGACGGCATCAAGGTCATCGCGCTCGACCCGGTCGACGCCACCAAGGCCGAGGGCTGGATCACCGAGGCCAAGGCCAAGGGCGTCAAGGTCGTCGCGTACGACCGTGCCGTCAAGGGCGCCGACGCCTACGTCAGCCACGACAACAACAAGGTCGGCGAGCTCCAGGGCCAGGCGCTCCTCGCCGCCCTCGGCGGCAAGGCCGCCTCCGCCAACGTCGTGATGATCAACGGCGACGAGAAGGACCCGAACGCCGGTCTCTTCAAGAAGGGCGCCCACACCGCCCTCGACGGCAAGGTCGGCAAGATCGCCTACGAGGCCTCCGGCGAGTGGGACCCGAAGATCGCCGGCGAGAAGATGTCCGCCGCGATCTCCTCGGTCGGCAAGGACAAGATCGGCGCGGTCTACTCGGCCAACGACGGCATGGCCGGCGGCGTCATCACCTCCCTCGAGAACGCCGGCATCAAGGGCATCCCGGTGGGCGGCCAGGACGCCGAGGTCGCGGGCATCCAGCGCATCATCGCCGGTTCGCAGACCTTCACCATCTACAAGTCGCCGCTGCAGCTGGCCCCCGAGGCCGCCAAGTTCGCGGTGAACCTGCTCCAAGGCAAGGAGCTCGGCGCCCAGGGCGCGACCGACGGCGTGCCGTCGACGCTGTTCCCGCCGGTCGTCGTCGACAAGACCAACATCCAGACCACGGTGATCCAGGACGGCATCTACAAGGCCGCCGACCTCTGCACCTCGGACCTGGCCGCCAAGTGCACGGAACTGGGCGTCAAGTAA
- a CDS encoding sugar ABC transporter permease, with translation MSNTPPTASEEAAVPEPRTPDETTPVSEVPAAAAIPAVDPRLLVREQGFKGYVEEFKRKIRSGEIGSLPVVVGLIVIGIVFQALTGNFITSYNLDQITLYAVGPGIMAVGIVFVLLLGEIDLAVGSVAGLAGSVWGVLGTDMPDGLAILLGILSGTLLGAFHGLVFAKIGVPAFVVTLAGFLGWAGLQTWVMGDKSTIPTPIGSFVADLTKYYFSDVAAAYGLAVAVVAAFYLAQLRDSRRRKSAELPHRPQSEIILRTAVLAVLVLVAAYGFNQEQGLPLSLVIFLVILLVTDFVLRRTTYGRQVFAVGGGIEAARRAGINVSWIRISVFMISGTMGAIGGLFLASATGGADRSLGGGNQLMMCIAAAVIGGTSLFGGRGKVWSALLGILVIQSIVQGLNQMNLSSNAIQYMITGAVLLIAVIIDSVSRKTQKTAGRA, from the coding sequence GTGAGCAACACCCCTCCCACCGCGAGCGAAGAGGCAGCGGTGCCCGAGCCCCGTACCCCCGACGAGACGACCCCGGTCAGCGAGGTCCCGGCCGCCGCCGCGATACCCGCCGTCGACCCCCGCCTCCTCGTGCGCGAGCAGGGCTTCAAGGGTTACGTCGAGGAGTTCAAGCGCAAGATCCGCTCCGGCGAGATCGGCTCGCTGCCCGTCGTCGTCGGCCTGATCGTCATCGGCATCGTCTTCCAGGCGCTCACCGGCAACTTCATCACCTCGTACAACCTCGACCAGATCACGCTGTACGCGGTCGGCCCCGGCATCATGGCCGTCGGCATCGTCTTCGTGCTGCTGCTCGGCGAGATCGACCTCGCCGTCGGCTCCGTGGCGGGTCTGGCCGGCTCGGTCTGGGGCGTCCTCGGCACCGACATGCCGGACGGCCTCGCGATCCTCCTCGGCATCCTCTCGGGCACCCTCCTCGGCGCCTTCCACGGTCTGGTCTTCGCCAAGATCGGCGTGCCCGCCTTCGTCGTCACCCTCGCCGGCTTCCTCGGCTGGGCCGGCCTCCAGACCTGGGTGATGGGGGACAAGTCCACGATCCCCACCCCCATCGGCAGCTTCGTCGCCGACCTCACCAAGTACTACTTCTCCGACGTCGCCGCCGCCTACGGCCTCGCCGTGGCCGTCGTCGCCGCGTTCTACCTCGCCCAGCTGCGCGACTCCCGCCGCCGCAAGTCCGCCGAGCTGCCGCACCGCCCGCAGAGCGAGATCATCCTGCGCACCGCCGTCCTCGCGGTCCTGGTCCTCGTCGCCGCGTACGGCTTCAACCAGGAGCAGGGCCTGCCGCTCTCCCTGGTGATCTTCCTGGTCATCCTGCTCGTCACCGACTTCGTGCTGCGCCGCACCACGTACGGCCGCCAGGTCTTCGCCGTCGGCGGTGGCATCGAGGCCGCCCGCCGCGCCGGTATCAACGTCTCGTGGATCCGGATCTCGGTGTTCATGATCTCCGGCACGATGGGCGCGATCGGCGGTCTGTTCCTCGCCTCCGCGACCGGCGGCGCCGACCGCTCCCTCGGTGGCGGCAACCAGCTGATGATGTGCATCGCCGCCGCGGTCATCGGCGGTACGTCCCTGTTCGGCGGACGCGGCAAGGTCTGGTCGGCGCTCCTCGGCATCCTGGTCATCCAGTCGATCGTCCAGGGCCTCAACCAGATGAACCTGTCCTCGAACGCGATCCAGTACATGATCACCGGAGCGGTCCTGCTCATCGCCGTGATCATCGACTCGGTCTCCCGCAAGACGCAGAAGACGGCGGGACGCGCCTAG
- a CDS encoding amino acid permease, producing MSTDQRPRANNGIFRTKTVEQSIRDTEEPEHALKKSLSAWDLMVFGVGVIIGTGIFVLTGKVAKENAGPATALAFVAAGIVCALAALCYAEFASTVPVAGSAYTFAYASIGELPAWIIGWDLVLEFALGTAVVAVGWSGYVRSLMDNIDWHLPAALEGPDVPGGTFDILAFLLVLVLTVVLVLGMKLSARITAIVVAIKVTVVMIVIVAGLFFIVGDNYKPFIPPAVTPEGGGSNWDSPLVQLLFGYEPTNFGVMGIFTAASVVFFAFIGFDVVATAAEETKLPQRDMPRGILGSLFICTVLYVAVALVVTGMQHYTELSVSAPLADAFKAAGHPFYAGVISFGAAIGLTTVCLILLLGQTRVFFAMSRDGLLPRFFSKTHPRFKTPYRPTILLGVIIAIVAGFTSINELATLVNIGTLFAFVVVAVGVMVLRRTRPDLPRAFRTPWVPVLPILSIAASFWLMLNLPGETWFRFAVWMVIGFVVYFLYGRGHSRLGKAGQGAEY from the coding sequence GTGAGTACGGACCAGCGGCCACGCGCCAACAACGGCATCTTCCGGACCAAGACGGTCGAGCAGTCGATCCGCGACACGGAGGAGCCGGAGCACGCACTCAAGAAGTCCCTGTCCGCCTGGGACCTGATGGTGTTCGGCGTCGGCGTCATCATCGGCACCGGCATCTTCGTCCTCACGGGCAAGGTCGCCAAGGAGAACGCCGGCCCGGCGACGGCCCTCGCCTTCGTCGCCGCCGGCATCGTGTGCGCCCTCGCAGCCCTGTGCTACGCCGAGTTCGCCTCGACGGTGCCGGTGGCGGGATCGGCGTACACCTTCGCGTACGCCTCGATCGGCGAGCTGCCCGCCTGGATCATCGGCTGGGACCTCGTCCTGGAGTTCGCCCTGGGTACGGCGGTGGTCGCCGTCGGCTGGTCGGGCTACGTCCGGTCGCTCATGGACAACATCGACTGGCACCTGCCGGCCGCGCTCGAAGGGCCGGACGTGCCGGGCGGCACCTTCGACATCCTGGCCTTCCTCCTCGTCCTGGTGCTGACCGTCGTCCTCGTCCTGGGCATGAAGCTCTCCGCCCGGATCACCGCGATCGTCGTGGCGATCAAGGTGACCGTGGTGATGATCGTGATCGTCGCCGGTCTGTTCTTCATCGTCGGCGACAACTACAAGCCCTTCATCCCGCCGGCCGTGACCCCCGAGGGCGGCGGCTCCAACTGGGACTCGCCACTCGTCCAGCTGCTCTTCGGGTACGAGCCGACCAACTTCGGCGTCATGGGCATCTTCACCGCGGCCTCCGTCGTCTTCTTCGCCTTCATCGGCTTCGACGTGGTGGCCACCGCCGCCGAGGAGACCAAGCTGCCGCAGCGGGACATGCCCCGGGGCATCCTCGGTTCGCTCTTCATCTGCACCGTGCTCTACGTGGCCGTCGCGCTGGTCGTCACCGGCATGCAGCACTACACCGAGCTGTCCGTCAGCGCCCCGCTCGCCGACGCCTTCAAGGCCGCCGGGCATCCCTTCTACGCGGGCGTGATCAGCTTCGGCGCCGCCATCGGCCTCACCACGGTCTGTCTGATCCTGCTCCTCGGCCAGACCCGCGTGTTCTTCGCGATGAGCCGCGACGGCCTGCTGCCGCGCTTCTTCTCCAAGACGCACCCGCGGTTCAAGACCCCGTACCGGCCGACGATCCTGCTCGGTGTGATCATCGCCATCGTCGCCGGTTTCACCAGCATCAACGAGCTCGCGACCCTGGTGAACATCGGCACGCTCTTCGCCTTCGTCGTGGTCGCCGTCGGCGTCATGGTGCTCCGCCGCACCCGCCCCGACCTGCCCCGCGCCTTCCGCACCCCCTGGGTGCCGGTGCTGCCGATCCTCTCCATCGCCGCCTCGTTCTGGCTGATGCTCAACCTGCCCGGCGAGACCTGGTTCCGGTTCGCGGTCTGGATGGTGATCGGCTTCGTCGTGTACTTCCTGTACGGGCGCGGTCACAGCCGGCTCGGGAAGGCGGGCCAGGGCGCGGAGTACTGA
- a CDS encoding ROK family transcriptional regulator, with the protein METPGSQTSLHRANLERVVRAVRMAGSLTQAEIARATGLSAATVSNIVRELKDGGTVDVTPTSAGGRRARSVSLSGDAGIVIGVDFGHTHLRVAVGNLAHQVLAEEAEPLDVDASAAEGFDRAEQLVKRLILATGIGPDKVIGVGLGVPGPIDVSSGTLGSTSILPGWSGINPADELSGRLGVPVHVDNDANLGALGELVWGSGRGVKDLAYIKVASGVGAGLVIDGRVYRGPGGTAGEIGHITLDESGPVCRCGNRGCLETFTAARYVLPLLQPSHGPDLTMERVVQLAREGDPGCRRVIADVGRHIGSGIANLCNLLNPSRVVLGGDLAEAGELVLAPIRDSVSRYAIPSAARQLSLAQGALGGRAEVLGALALVLSEMGDSTLLESALPTAAPVSRLAFT; encoded by the coding sequence ATGGAGACTCCGGGATCGCAGACGTCTCTGCACAGGGCCAATCTCGAACGGGTCGTCCGGGCGGTGCGCATGGCCGGCTCGCTCACCCAGGCGGAGATCGCCCGCGCGACGGGACTGTCCGCCGCGACGGTCTCCAACATCGTCCGGGAGCTGAAGGACGGCGGCACCGTCGACGTCACGCCCACCTCGGCGGGCGGCCGCCGGGCCCGCAGCGTCTCGCTCTCCGGTGACGCCGGCATCGTGATCGGCGTGGACTTCGGCCACACCCACCTCCGGGTCGCCGTCGGCAACCTGGCCCACCAGGTGCTCGCCGAGGAGGCGGAGCCGCTCGACGTGGACGCCTCCGCCGCCGAGGGCTTCGACCGGGCGGAGCAGCTGGTCAAACGGCTGATCCTGGCCACCGGGATCGGCCCGGACAAGGTGATCGGGGTCGGGCTCGGCGTGCCGGGCCCCATCGACGTCTCCTCCGGGACCCTCGGGTCGACCTCGATCCTGCCGGGCTGGAGCGGGATCAACCCCGCCGACGAGCTCTCCGGCCGCCTCGGCGTCCCCGTGCACGTCGACAACGACGCCAATCTCGGCGCGCTCGGTGAACTGGTCTGGGGCAGCGGGCGGGGCGTCAAGGACCTGGCGTACATCAAGGTGGCGAGCGGCGTCGGCGCCGGCCTCGTCATCGACGGGCGGGTCTACCGGGGCCCCGGCGGCACCGCGGGCGAGATCGGGCACATCACGCTCGACGAGTCGGGGCCTGTCTGCCGCTGCGGCAACCGCGGCTGCCTGGAGACCTTCACGGCCGCCCGGTACGTGCTGCCGCTGCTCCAGCCCAGTCACGGCCCCGATCTGACCATGGAACGGGTCGTCCAGCTGGCCCGCGAGGGCGACCCGGGCTGCCGCCGGGTCATCGCCGACGTCGGGCGGCACATCGGCAGCGGCATCGCCAACCTCTGCAATCTTCTGAACCCGAGCCGGGTGGTGCTCGGCGGCGACCTCGCGGAGGCCGGGGAGCTGGTCCTGGCGCCCATCAGGGACTCCGTCTCGCGGTACGCGATCCCCAGTGCCGCCCGGCAGCTCTCGCTGGCCCAGGGGGCCCTGGGGGGCCGCGCGGAGGTGCTCGGCGCGCTGGCCCTCGTACTGAGCGAAATGGGCGATTCGACCCTGTTGGAGAGTGCCCTGCCGACGGCTGCTCCGGTCTCACGCCTTGCGTTCACTTAG
- the dxs gene encoding 1-deoxy-D-xylulose-5-phosphate synthase, whose protein sequence is MALLTRIRGPRDLDRLSPEQLDQLADEIRTFLVDAVSKTGGHLGPNLGVVELTIALHRVFDSPKDKVLWDTGHQSYVHKLLTGRQDFSKLKMKGGLSGYPSQAESEHDVIENSHASTVLGWADGLAKANEVLEKDDHVVAVIGDGALTGGMAWEALNNIAAAKDRPLVIVVNDNERSYAPTIGGLANHLATLRTTDGYERFLARGKDILERTPVVGKPLYETLHGAKKGLKDFIAPQGMFEDLGLKYVGPIDGHDIEALESALTRAKRFGGPVIVHCLTEKGRGYQPALQDEADRFHAVGKIHPDTGLPIASSGADWTSVFGEEMVKLGKERADIVAITAAMLQPVGLDKFAKAFPERVFDVGIAEQHAAVSAAGLATGGLHPVFAVYATFLNRAFDQVLMDVALHKCGVTFVLDRAGVTGTDGASHNGMWDMSILQVVPGLRLAAPRDADQVRAQLREAVEVTDAPTVVRFSKGAVGPAVPALRRVGGMDVLREPGSDRPDVLLVSVGALAPMCLEIADLLDRHGISTTVVDPRWVKPVDEALAPLAERHRVVVTVEDNSRVGGVGSAVAQALRDAGVDVPLRDFGIPPRFLDHASRGEVMAEIGLTAPDIARQVTGLVSRLDGRFESSAQAVEPARD, encoded by the coding sequence GTGGCTCTGCTGACCCGTATCAGGGGACCGCGAGATCTGGACCGGCTCTCCCCGGAACAGCTGGACCAGCTGGCCGACGAGATCAGGACGTTCCTCGTGGACGCCGTCTCCAAGACCGGCGGGCACCTCGGGCCCAACCTCGGCGTGGTCGAGCTGACCATCGCCCTGCACCGCGTGTTCGACTCCCCGAAGGACAAGGTCCTCTGGGACACCGGCCACCAGAGCTATGTCCACAAGCTGCTCACGGGCCGCCAGGACTTCTCGAAGCTCAAGATGAAGGGCGGCCTCTCCGGCTACCCCTCGCAGGCCGAGTCCGAGCACGACGTCATCGAGAACTCGCACGCCTCCACGGTCCTCGGCTGGGCCGACGGCCTCGCCAAGGCCAACGAGGTCCTCGAGAAGGACGACCACGTCGTCGCCGTCATCGGCGACGGAGCCCTCACGGGCGGCATGGCCTGGGAGGCGCTGAACAACATCGCCGCCGCCAAGGACCGCCCGCTCGTCATCGTCGTCAACGACAACGAGCGCTCCTACGCGCCCACCATCGGCGGCCTCGCCAACCACCTGGCCACCCTGCGCACCACCGACGGCTACGAGCGCTTCCTCGCCCGCGGCAAGGACATCCTGGAGCGCACCCCCGTCGTCGGGAAGCCGCTCTACGAGACCCTGCACGGCGCCAAGAAGGGCCTCAAGGACTTCATCGCCCCGCAGGGCATGTTCGAGGACCTCGGCCTCAAGTACGTCGGCCCCATCGACGGCCACGACATCGAGGCCCTGGAGTCCGCCCTGACGCGCGCCAAGCGCTTCGGCGGCCCCGTGATCGTCCACTGCCTCACCGAGAAGGGCCGCGGCTACCAGCCGGCCCTCCAGGACGAGGCCGACCGCTTCCACGCCGTCGGCAAGATCCACCCCGACACCGGCCTGCCCATCGCCTCCTCCGGCGCCGACTGGACCTCGGTCTTCGGCGAGGAGATGGTGAAGCTCGGCAAGGAGCGCGCGGACATCGTCGCCATCACGGCGGCCATGCTCCAGCCCGTCGGTCTCGACAAGTTCGCCAAGGCCTTCCCCGAGCGGGTCTTCGACGTCGGCATCGCCGAGCAGCACGCCGCGGTCTCCGCCGCCGGCCTCGCCACCGGCGGTCTGCACCCGGTCTTCGCGGTCTACGCGACCTTCCTCAACCGCGCCTTCGACCAGGTCCTGATGGACGTGGCCCTGCACAAGTGCGGCGTCACCTTCGTCCTCGACCGGGCCGGCGTCACCGGCACCGACGGCGCCTCCCACAACGGCATGTGGGACATGTCGATCCTCCAGGTCGTCCCCGGCCTGCGGCTCGCCGCCCCGCGCGACGCCGACCAGGTCCGCGCCCAGCTGCGCGAGGCCGTCGAGGTCACCGACGCCCCCACCGTGGTCCGCTTCTCCAAGGGCGCCGTCGGCCCCGCCGTCCCCGCTCTGCGGCGCGTCGGCGGCATGGACGTGCTCCGCGAGCCCGGCTCGGACCGCCCGGACGTCCTCCTGGTCTCCGTCGGGGCGCTCGCCCCGATGTGCCTGGAGATCGCCGACCTGCTCGACCGGCACGGCATCTCCACCACGGTCGTCGACCCCCGATGGGTCAAGCCCGTCGACGAGGCCCTCGCCCCGCTGGCGGAGCGGCACCGGGTCGTCGTCACCGTCGAGGACAACAGCCGCGTCGGCGGCGTCGGCTCGGCCGTCGCCCAGGCGCTCCGCGACGCCGGGGTGGACGTGCCGCTGCGTGACTTCGGCATCCCGCCGCGCTTCCTGGACCACGCCTCCCGCGGCGAGGTCATGGCCGAGATCGGTCTGACCGCTCCGGACATCGCCCGGCAGGTCACCGGTCTGGTCTCGCGTCTCGACGGCAGGTTCGAGAGCAGCGCGCAGGCCGTGGAGCCCGCCCGCGACTGA